One Desulfovibrio fairfieldensis genomic window carries:
- a CDS encoding acyl-CoA thioesterase — translation MHDFPTPEVWLPHRVSYGETDTMGVLYYAEYLHLFERARSAYIRQCGMSYADVEKKGIILPVREAQCRYRAPAHYDDLVQVRAGISEWGRASLRFVYEIWNEDKTRLLAEGMTQHALVNPQGRPVPVPDWFRQLCAPEKG, via the coding sequence GTGCATGATTTCCCCACCCCCGAGGTATGGTTGCCCCATCGTGTGTCCTACGGAGAAACGGACACCATGGGAGTCTTGTATTACGCCGAATATCTGCATTTGTTCGAACGCGCCCGCAGCGCCTATATCCGCCAGTGCGGCATGAGCTACGCGGACGTGGAAAAAAAAGGCATCATTCTGCCCGTGCGCGAGGCCCAGTGCCGCTACCGCGCGCCGGCGCATTACGACGATCTTGTGCAGGTGCGCGCGGGCATCAGCGAATGGGGCCGGGCCTCACTGCGTTTTGTATATGAGATATGGAACGAGGACAAGACGCGCCTGCTGGCCGAAGGCATGACCCAGCACGCCCTGGTCAATCCCCAGGGGCGGCCCGTGCCCGTGCCGGACTGGTTCCGGCAGTTGTGCGCGCCTGAAAAAGGCTAG
- a CDS encoding outer membrane protein codes for MKRIIAALALVLTLALPGLAAAEGTGMYLAPKFLMSIQDTGRVERSSALAGTGVDDYSQFTLGGALALGYDFWPQQMLPLRAEIEFAMRGNSEKTWSDGGVNVRDVKGTWNNSTLFANLFWDFHNDSAFTPYIGAGLGLAFNYTGYDFTTNSGDKFSADDRFTNFAWNVGVGASYSFNENLAIDASYRFVGLGYNEVTAHAGSSKYEIGSDPYNNEFMLGLRFAF; via the coding sequence ATGAAACGTATTATTGCCGCTTTGGCGCTTGTGCTGACGCTTGCCCTGCCCGGTCTGGCCGCGGCGGAAGGCACCGGCATGTACCTGGCTCCCAAGTTCCTGATGAGCATTCAGGACACTGGCCGGGTGGAACGTTCGTCCGCTTTGGCCGGTACGGGCGTGGACGACTACAGCCAGTTTACCCTGGGCGGCGCGCTGGCCCTGGGGTATGACTTCTGGCCGCAGCAGATGCTGCCCCTGCGCGCGGAAATTGAATTCGCCATGCGCGGCAACAGCGAAAAGACCTGGAGCGACGGCGGCGTCAATGTGCGCGACGTCAAGGGCACCTGGAACAACTCCACGCTCTTTGCCAACCTGTTCTGGGACTTCCACAACGACAGTGCCTTTACGCCCTATATCGGCGCCGGTCTGGGCTTGGCCTTCAATTACACGGGGTATGATTTTACCACCAATAGTGGCGACAAGTTTTCCGCGGACGACCGTTTCACCAACTTCGCCTGGAACGTGGGCGTGGGCGCGTCGTACAGCTTTAATGAAAATCTCGCCATTGACGCTTCCTACCGTTTCGTCGGCTTGGGCTACAACGAAGTCACGGCTCATGCGGGTAGCAGCAAGTATGAGATCGGCAGCGATCCCTACAACAACGAATTCATGCTGGGTCTGCGTTTCGCTTTCTAA
- a CDS encoding EAL domain-containing protein gives MENQKKIFVENSVSQSNEYNMLMNLSRLSVSKHLVDEHFTLVWANEYYYELIGYPKEEYERLFENRPDKFYQNDPENWKILVAKVADAIAKGGYQFIGRMRHKSGRMMWVRLSSIFTDEMINGYRVSYTVMADVSEPQQTLLEQSITYNNIPGFIAKFRVVEKGFEFVEANEKFTRLFGRSDYSLDSPISARNPAVLNDNYEAMRRGEPVNFVLQARELDGNNIWLQVSGECMDWEGDNPVYLCVYIDISELLEQRELQKQTNQRLEQLAFMDPVTSGRNRTSFEIDAGGAVRAALPGTYVLVWLDIQKFKVINDFFGVEMGDRVLRHCYETVEAHLENGEYVARLAADGFNLLLRAAGEKELEARLNRIAEDANNFEPFRERNYLLSFSAGIYPIDDPTLPLVKIQDRANIARKKSGGSEEYCLCTCLFYSEQDRLRSLREKEMENRMHDALERGEFVVYLQPKQSLKKNAIAGAEALVRWRAPEGLIPPNDFIPLFEQNGFIVDLDLHVFEKVCAMLRKWLDNGVTPMPVSVNMSRAHLADPQFLERYENIRRTYDVPPELLEIELTESLVFENPHLLVQFIERIRAHGYHCSIDDFGSGYSSLNLLKDMNVNVLKLDRVFFASQEADNARERTVIVSVIDLAKKLSMGTVAEGVETPRQVEFLQQADCDMVQGYVFSRPVPLAEFEQMAFGREIAA, from the coding sequence ATGGAAAACCAGAAAAAAATCTTCGTTGAAAATTCCGTCAGCCAGAGCAACGAATACAACATGCTGATGAATCTCTCGCGCTTGAGCGTGAGCAAGCATCTGGTAGATGAACATTTTACGCTTGTCTGGGCTAATGAGTATTATTACGAACTGATCGGCTACCCCAAAGAAGAATACGAACGGCTTTTCGAGAACCGCCCTGACAAATTTTACCAGAACGACCCGGAGAACTGGAAGATTCTGGTCGCAAAAGTGGCGGACGCGATTGCCAAAGGCGGCTACCAGTTTATAGGCCGGATGCGGCACAAAAGCGGCAGGATGATGTGGGTCAGACTGTCGTCCATCTTCACGGATGAAATGATCAACGGCTATCGTGTGTCCTACACGGTAATGGCGGATGTCAGCGAACCGCAGCAGACCTTGCTTGAGCAGAGCATCACCTACAATAATATTCCCGGTTTTATCGCCAAGTTCCGGGTGGTGGAAAAGGGCTTCGAGTTCGTTGAGGCCAATGAAAAATTTACACGGCTTTTCGGGCGGTCCGACTATTCGCTGGACAGTCCGATCTCAGCCAGAAACCCGGCTGTGCTCAATGACAACTATGAAGCCATGCGCCGGGGGGAACCGGTCAATTTCGTTCTCCAGGCCAGGGAGCTGGACGGAAACAACATCTGGTTGCAGGTCTCCGGCGAATGTATGGACTGGGAGGGCGATAATCCTGTTTATTTGTGTGTGTATATTGACATCAGCGAGCTGCTGGAACAGCGGGAGCTGCAGAAGCAAACCAATCAGCGCCTGGAGCAACTGGCCTTTATGGACCCGGTGACCAGCGGGCGCAACCGCACCAGCTTCGAGATCGACGCGGGCGGCGCTGTGCGCGCCGCCTTGCCCGGTACATATGTGCTGGTCTGGCTGGACATCCAGAAATTCAAGGTAATTAACGACTTTTTCGGCGTTGAAATGGGCGACAGGGTTTTGCGGCATTGCTATGAAACCGTGGAGGCCCATCTTGAGAACGGCGAGTATGTGGCCCGTCTGGCGGCGGACGGTTTCAATCTTCTGCTTCGGGCAGCCGGGGAAAAGGAGCTGGAAGCCCGGCTGAACCGCATAGCCGAAGACGCCAACAATTTTGAACCGTTCCGCGAACGCAATTATCTGCTTTCTTTCTCCGCCGGCATTTATCCCATTGATGATCCCACCCTGCCGCTGGTCAAGATCCAGGACAGGGCCAACATCGCCCGCAAAAAGAGCGGCGGCTCGGAAGAGTACTGCCTCTGCACCTGTCTGTTTTACAGCGAGCAGGACCGCCTGCGCTCCCTGCGTGAAAAGGAGATGGAAAACCGGATGCACGATGCCCTGGAACGGGGCGAATTCGTGGTCTATCTCCAGCCCAAGCAATCCCTGAAAAAAAACGCCATTGCCGGTGCCGAGGCTCTGGTGCGCTGGCGTGCCCCGGAGGGGCTGATTCCGCCCAATGACTTTATCCCGCTGTTTGAGCAGAACGGTTTTATTGTGGACCTTGATCTCCATGTTTTTGAAAAGGTCTGCGCCATGCTGCGCAAATGGCTGGACAACGGCGTCACGCCGATGCCGGTTTCAGTGAACATGTCCCGCGCGCATCTGGCGGATCCGCAGTTTCTGGAGCGTTACGAAAACATTCGCCGCACCTATGACGTGCCTCCGGAACTGCTGGAGATTGAGCTCACGGAAAGCCTGGTTTTCGAAAATCCGCATTTGTTGGTCCAATTCATTGAGCGGATCCGCGCCCACGGCTACCATTGTTCCATTGACGATTTCGGCAGCGGCTATTCCTCTCTGAATCTTCTCAAGGACATGAACGTCAATGTCCTTAAACTGGACAGGGTCTTTTTCGCCTCGCAGGAGGCGGACAACGCCCGCGAGCGGACCGTGATCGTCTCGGTCATCGACCTGGCCAAGAAGCTCAGCATGGGTACCGTGGCCGAGGGCGTGGAGACGCCCCGGCAGGTGGAATTTCTGCAACAGGCTGACTGCGACATGGTCCAGGGCTATGTTTTTTCCCGGCCCGTGCCCCTGGCGGAATTTGAGCAAATGGCCTTCGGCCGGGAAATCGCCGCCTGA
- a CDS encoding DnaA ATPase domain-containing protein, protein MRDQWAEISENLKKMLDSGVFKVWIAPLRARLEDGALCLAAPNAFMAGWLESRMLCTLREAAAPVLGLAPEAVDLRIEIAGNDRNAASEAASSADLAARVLPRRQASLPMPAVAPAFRREAAWRYRFEDFVVGPSNSVAVAAAQDVCRSGGDVRTLFVNSASGLGKTHLAQAVGQSLSRNSSGARVAYLTAEEFASRFVAALRSHDVEAFKGRLRELDVLLLEDVHFFQGKEKMQDMALAVVKNLQARGGRVIFTSSFSPRELQRVDSQLVSHFCSGILTNMGRPDEEMRRHILTRKARSFQVLLPDPVCDLLASRLRGDVRQMESCLNSLIFKARLLNCGLNLDLALEVLNQYAGVDCGPDLPTIIRLVCESYGLEERQLCSRSRRRECVLGRNTVYYLARKHTELSLEEIGGTFNRRHSTVIKGITSVERELSKESSLGRQIARAVDLIERNAGLSVAQ, encoded by the coding sequence ATGCGAGATCAATGGGCCGAAATTTCTGAAAATCTCAAGAAAATGCTGGATTCCGGCGTTTTTAAAGTCTGGATCGCCCCTTTGCGCGCCAGGCTGGAGGACGGGGCGTTGTGTCTTGCCGCGCCCAATGCCTTCATGGCCGGTTGGCTGGAAAGCCGGATGCTTTGCACTCTGCGCGAGGCCGCGGCCCCGGTGCTGGGTCTGGCGCCCGAAGCCGTGGACCTGCGCATTGAGATTGCCGGAAATGACCGGAATGCCGCCTCGGAGGCTGCCTCCTCAGCGGATCTCGCCGCGCGGGTTCTGCCGCGGCGGCAGGCCAGCCTGCCCATGCCCGCCGTTGCGCCGGCTTTCCGGCGGGAAGCGGCCTGGCGCTATCGTTTCGAAGATTTTGTGGTGGGGCCCAGCAACAGCGTGGCCGTAGCCGCCGCGCAGGACGTCTGCCGTAGCGGCGGCGACGTGCGGACGCTGTTTGTGAACTCCGCCTCGGGCCTCGGCAAGACGCATCTGGCCCAGGCCGTGGGCCAGAGCCTCAGCCGGAACAGCAGCGGCGCGCGCGTGGCCTATCTTACGGCCGAGGAATTCGCCTCGCGTTTTGTGGCCGCCTTGCGCAGCCATGACGTGGAGGCTTTTAAAGGCCGTCTGAGGGAACTGGATGTCCTGCTGCTGGAAGACGTGCATTTTTTCCAGGGTAAGGAGAAAATGCAGGATATGGCCTTGGCTGTGGTTAAAAATCTGCAGGCCAGGGGAGGCCGGGTCATTTTCACCTCCTCGTTTTCGCCGCGCGAGCTCCAGCGCGTGGACAGCCAGCTTGTCTCGCATTTCTGCTCCGGCATTCTGACCAATATGGGACGCCCCGACGAGGAGATGCGCCGCCATATCCTCACCCGCAAGGCCAGGAGCTTTCAGGTGCTCTTGCCCGATCCGGTCTGCGATCTGCTGGCCAGCCGTCTGCGCGGCGATGTGCGCCAGATGGAATCCTGTCTGAACAGCCTTATTTTCAAGGCCCGCCTGCTCAATTGCGGCCTGAACCTGGATCTGGCCCTGGAAGTGCTCAACCAGTACGCCGGAGTGGACTGCGGGCCGGATCTGCCCACCATCATCCGCCTGGTTTGCGAAAGCTACGGCCTGGAAGAGCGTCAGCTCTGTTCCCGCTCGCGCCGCCGGGAATGCGTGCTGGGCCGTAATACCGTCTACTATCTGGCGCGCAAGCATACCGAGCTCTCTCTGGAAGAAATCGGCGGAACCTTCAATCGCCGCCATTCCACGGTCATCAAGGGCATTACCTCCGTGGAGCGCGAGCTCTCCAAGGAATCGAGCCTGGGCCGCCAGATCGCCAGGGCCGTGGATCTCATTGAGCGCAACGCGGGCCTGAGCGTGGCCCAATAG
- a CDS encoding elongation factor G has protein sequence MPTPLEMQRTFALVGTGGCGKTSLAEMLLFNAGAVTRMGAIEDGTTSLDYEPEEVRRRGSVQPACAAYLWNKNRHFLLDIPGDGNFTGDMECLLKGVDSVLFVLDAVDGVRPLSKKFWSMVRAENLPAMIIINKLDRDRADFHMAFDGLAALGVKPVALQVPIRQGEAFVGVVDVLTGKARMFTENGGSSEAEIPADLTDDVSLLRDVTVENIAESDEVLMEKYLEEGSLSLEDLQFGLRKGVLSGELTPVMVCSALENKGGKAVLDAVEALLPSPLERPAFVDAAGAERAPDPDGPVACFVFKTLADPFAGQLSILRVLSGTINGDATLKNMRSEDTERLGSLLYLVGKNQTPCKEPVGPGAIVAVAKLKNTRTGDTLCDEKAPFALPMPELPPQLITYALAPKEKGEEDKVYAAIQRLLDEDITLKLGRDEENGDILLSGMGQLHIELSVEKAKRRFKIDIVLKTPKVPYRETVRGKCQVQGRHKKQSGGRGQFGDCWIEMEGLPRGSGYVFEDAIVGGVIPRQYIPAIDKGVQEAAARGFLAGCQVVDFRVKVYDGSYHTVDSSEMAFKVAGSLAFKKAMEGLKPVLLEPIVLLTVSIPDESMGDVIGDLSSRRGKVLGSDSQAGITEIKAHVPMSEVLRYAPDLRSMTGGQGFFTMEFDHYEEAPQPVAEKVIAEHQAAKAAE, from the coding sequence ATGCCAACCCCTCTGGAAATGCAACGCACTTTCGCTCTCGTCGGCACCGGCGGCTGCGGCAAAACTTCGCTGGCCGAAATGCTGCTGTTCAACGCCGGGGCCGTCACCCGTATGGGCGCCATTGAAGACGGCACCACCAGCCTGGACTACGAACCCGAGGAAGTGCGCCGCCGCGGTTCGGTGCAGCCCGCCTGCGCTGCCTACCTCTGGAACAAGAACCGCCATTTCCTGCTGGACATCCCCGGCGACGGCAACTTTACCGGCGATATGGAATGCCTGCTCAAGGGCGTGGACAGCGTGCTGTTCGTACTGGACGCCGTGGACGGCGTACGCCCCTTGAGCAAAAAATTCTGGAGCATGGTCCGCGCGGAAAATCTGCCCGCCATGATCATCATCAACAAGCTGGACCGCGACCGGGCCGACTTCCACATGGCCTTTGACGGTCTGGCCGCTCTGGGCGTCAAACCCGTGGCCTTGCAGGTGCCCATCCGCCAGGGCGAAGCCTTTGTGGGCGTGGTGGACGTGTTGACCGGAAAAGCCCGGATGTTCACCGAAAACGGCGGCAGCAGCGAGGCTGAAATTCCCGCCGACCTCACGGACGACGTGAGCCTGCTGCGCGACGTGACCGTGGAAAACATCGCGGAAAGCGATGAAGTGTTGATGGAAAAATATCTGGAGGAAGGCAGCCTTTCCCTGGAAGATCTGCAATTTGGCCTGCGTAAGGGCGTGCTCAGCGGCGAACTGACCCCGGTGATGGTCTGCTCCGCCCTGGAAAACAAGGGCGGCAAAGCTGTTCTGGACGCGGTGGAAGCCCTGCTGCCCTCGCCTCTGGAGCGCCCGGCCTTTGTGGACGCAGCCGGGGCCGAGCGCGCGCCTGATCCGGACGGCCCGGTGGCCTGCTTTGTGTTCAAGACCCTGGCCGATCCCTTTGCCGGGCAGCTTTCCATTCTGCGGGTGCTTTCCGGCACCATCAACGGCGACGCCACGCTCAAGAACATGCGCAGCGAGGATACCGAACGTCTGGGCAGCCTGCTTTACCTGGTGGGCAAAAACCAGACGCCCTGCAAGGAGCCCGTGGGACCGGGCGCCATTGTGGCCGTGGCAAAACTCAAAAACACGCGCACCGGCGACACCCTCTGCGACGAAAAAGCGCCCTTTGCCCTGCCCATGCCCGAATTGCCGCCGCAGTTGATCACTTACGCCCTGGCCCCCAAGGAAAAGGGCGAGGAAGACAAGGTCTACGCGGCCATCCAGCGCCTGCTGGACGAGGACATCACCCTCAAGCTGGGCCGCGACGAGGAAAACGGAGACATTCTGCTCTCCGGCATGGGTCAGCTGCATATCGAGCTTTCCGTGGAAAAGGCCAAGCGCCGCTTCAAGATCGACATCGTGCTCAAGACGCCCAAAGTGCCCTATCGCGAGACAGTGCGCGGCAAATGCCAGGTGCAGGGCCGCCACAAAAAGCAATCCGGCGGGCGCGGCCAGTTCGGCGACTGCTGGATCGAAATGGAAGGCCTGCCGCGCGGTTCCGGTTATGTCTTTGAGGACGCCATTGTGGGCGGCGTCATTCCGCGCCAGTACATTCCGGCCATCGACAAGGGCGTTCAGGAAGCGGCGGCGCGCGGTTTCCTGGCCGGTTGCCAGGTGGTGGACTTCCGCGTCAAGGTCTACGACGGCAGCTACCACACTGTGGACTCCTCGGAAATGGCCTTCAAGGTGGCCGGTTCCCTGGCTTTCAAAAAAGCCATGGAAGGCCTCAAGCCCGTGCTGCTGGAACCCATTGTGCTGCTGACCGTGTCTATCCCGGACGAGAGCATGGGCGACGTGATCGGCGACCTTTCTTCCCGCCGGGGCAAGGTGCTGGGCTCGGACTCCCAGGCGGGCATCACTGAAATCAAGGCCCATGTGCCCATGAGCGAAGTGCTGCGCTACGCGCCGGACCTGCGCTCCATGACCGGCGGCCAGGGCTTCTTCACCATGGAATTCGACCATTATGAGGAAGCGCCGCAACCTGTGGCTGAAAAAGTTATTGCCGAGCACCAGGCGGCCAAGGCCGCCGAATAA
- a CDS encoding outer membrane protein: MKRILATLALVVALALPGLAQAEVNGVYFAPKFLMSIQDTGNISRPSSALSDESYSQFTLGGALAVGYDFYPQQQIPLRAEIEFALRGNSEKSWDGVWDGTNFSTKGLWNTSTLFLNLYYDIQTGTPFVPYIGAGAGLAFNYVEYTVHGGGDGVSASDNFTNFAWNVGAGVAYNFNENFAVDLGYRFMMMGYNEVSIGGSNISNQPYNNEFMLGLRFTF; encoded by the coding sequence ATGAAACGTATTTTGGCGACACTGGCCCTTGTGGTGGCCCTGGCTCTGCCCGGACTGGCCCAGGCCGAAGTGAACGGTGTGTATTTTGCCCCCAAATTCCTGATGTCCATTCAGGACACGGGCAATATTTCCCGCCCCTCTAGTGCCTTGTCGGACGAGAGCTACAGCCAGTTCACCCTGGGCGGCGCGCTGGCCGTGGGCTATGACTTCTACCCCCAGCAGCAGATCCCCCTGCGCGCGGAAATTGAATTCGCCCTGCGCGGCAACAGCGAAAAGAGCTGGGATGGCGTGTGGGATGGGACTAACTTCAGCACCAAGGGCCTCTGGAACACTTCCACCCTGTTCCTGAACCTCTACTATGACATCCAGACCGGCACGCCCTTTGTGCCCTATATCGGCGCGGGCGCGGGTCTGGCCTTCAATTATGTGGAATACACGGTGCATGGTGGCGGCGATGGTGTCAGCGCCAGCGACAATTTCACCAACTTCGCCTGGAACGTGGGCGCGGGCGTGGCCTACAACTTTAACGAAAACTTCGCCGTGGACCTGGGCTACCGCTTCATGATGATGGGCTACAACGAGGTTTCCATAGGCGGAAGCAACATCAGCAACCAGCCCTACAACAACGAATTCATGCTGGGCCTGCGCTTTACCTTCTAA
- a CDS encoding NAD(P)-dependent oxidoreductase, producing the protein MALHVINEARRCLHCKKPLCRTGCPINTNIPVMIEQFLNGNIDEAGQMLFDNNPLSIVCSLVCDHEKQCEGHCILGKKGSPVHISSIENYISERFLAAHHPPRPPQNGLAAAIIGSGPAGLTIAIILAQRGYAVTIFESHDRIGGVLRYGIPAFRLPKSILDRYQQCLLELGVRIRPNTTIGGALRMDDLFRDGYSAVFIGTGVWRPNSLGIKGESLGNVHFAIDYLCNPAVYNLGETVSVIGAGNAAIDAARTILRHGARKVTIYARKPVLAASPREVEYAKVDGVDFHNCVRPVEIRPEGAVFRRLAYDAEGHAGEVEGEDFLEPSDSVVIAIGQGPKDKIVSTSTGIEINERGLVKTDAQGATTHPGIFASGDVVRGAKTVVEAVHCSKTVADAMDRYMRSLPRS; encoded by the coding sequence ATGGCGCTGCATGTCATCAACGAAGCCCGGCGCTGCCTGCACTGCAAAAAGCCGCTCTGCCGCACGGGCTGCCCCATCAACACCAATATTCCGGTAATGATCGAGCAGTTTCTGAACGGGAATATCGACGAAGCCGGGCAGATGCTTTTTGACAACAATCCCCTCTCCATTGTCTGTTCCCTGGTCTGCGACCATGAAAAACAGTGCGAGGGACATTGCATTCTGGGTAAAAAAGGCAGTCCCGTGCACATCAGCAGCATCGAGAACTATATCTCCGAGCGCTTCCTGGCCGCCCACCATCCGCCCCGGCCGCCCCAGAATGGCTTGGCCGCCGCCATCATCGGCTCGGGCCCGGCCGGACTGACCATTGCCATCATTCTGGCCCAGCGCGGCTATGCCGTGACCATTTTCGAATCCCACGACCGCATCGGCGGCGTCCTGCGCTACGGCATTCCCGCCTTCCGCCTACCCAAGAGCATCCTGGACCGCTATCAGCAGTGCCTGCTGGAACTGGGCGTGCGCATCCGCCCCAACACCACCATCGGCGGCGCGCTGCGCATGGACGACCTGTTCCGGGACGGCTACAGCGCCGTGTTCATCGGCACGGGCGTCTGGCGGCCCAACAGTCTGGGCATCAAGGGTGAAAGCCTGGGGAACGTCCATTTTGCCATCGACTATCTCTGCAATCCGGCGGTCTACAATCTGGGCGAAACGGTCAGTGTGATCGGCGCGGGCAACGCGGCCATTGACGCGGCCCGCACCATTCTGCGGCACGGCGCGCGCAAGGTCACCATTTACGCCCGCAAACCCGTGCTGGCCGCCAGCCCGCGCGAGGTGGAGTACGCCAAGGTGGACGGCGTGGACTTTCACAATTGCGTGCGGCCCGTGGAAATCCGCCCGGAAGGAGCGGTGTTCCGCCGCCTGGCCTACGATGCGGAAGGCCATGCCGGCGAAGTGGAAGGCGAGGATTTTCTGGAACCCTCGGATTCCGTGGTCATCGCCATCGGCCAGGGCCCCAAGGACAAGATCGTGTCCACGTCCACGGGCATAGAGATCAACGAGCGCGGCCTAGTGAAAACAGACGCGCAGGGGGCCACCACCCATCCGGGCATCTTCGCCTCGGGCGACGTGGTGCGGGGCGCCAAAACCGTGGTGGAGGCCGTGCACTGCTCCAAAACCGTGGCCGACGCCATGGACCGGTATATGCGGAGTCTGCCGCGTTCCTAG
- a CDS encoding translation initiation factor IF-2, whose amino-acid sequence MSMILEWAAAGAVILAGLIFCVRIMRRGITTLDEDRVQYLERIHAEERQLDEDRKNISLDEHLHVLHAAVADLLRLAGNPPGHALTGHGSTLVLRTPEGEWRIELIMRERTLRRTHKVLHGRSRWLLSGFGRNEHFEDLAGLMCNLNAYLHGDKLVPPEPAHLARRLSH is encoded by the coding sequence ATGTCGATGATTCTGGAATGGGCCGCCGCCGGGGCGGTAATCCTGGCTGGCCTGATTTTCTGCGTGCGCATCATGCGGCGCGGCATCACCACCCTGGACGAGGACCGGGTCCAGTATCTGGAGCGCATCCATGCCGAAGAGCGGCAACTGGATGAGGACAGGAAAAATATTTCCCTGGACGAGCATCTTCATGTACTGCACGCGGCGGTCGCGGATTTGTTGCGCTTGGCGGGCAATCCGCCCGGTCACGCTCTGACGGGGCATGGTTCGACCCTGGTGCTGCGCACCCCGGAGGGCGAGTGGCGCATTGAGCTGATCATGCGCGAACGCACCCTGCGCCGTACCCACAAGGTGCTGCACGGGCGCAGCCGCTGGCTGTTGAGCGGCTTCGGCCGCAATGAGCATTTTGAAGATCTGGCGGGCCTGATGTGCAACCTCAATGCCTATCTGCACGGCGACAAGCTGGTGCCGCCCGAGCCCGCGCATCTGGCGCGCCGTCTCAGCCATTAA
- a CDS encoding OmpP1/FadL family transporter codes for MRVLRVSCLLLALLAGTASTVLAEGFALNEWSARGVSLAGGMVGRADDVSALAYNAAGITQLPGTHVMGGLAFIAPLGTIGTEHATGMQYTTTKPSVWLAPHGYASYQLNDNVWLGMGVFSRFGLGNSYSGNWTGRYNLYDVGVQTISFVPTLAYKINDIFSVSVGVEALYASMYMGNKIPTMTAATVPKSFDNDLQLEGTGWGVGAHLGLHMRFNEQWSVGLAYKSQVTVNIYGDVEFGSHEQNLLRAYQKLPEAMDCNAHTTLQLPDSLALGVAYKPLDNLSFEAGTVWTRWSTYNALNIYMDNGYDSISNKEWRDGWNFNASVEYKPLDWWSLRAGLAYETAVVNEKHADFFVPSSGRTILSLGTGVEWNNWTVDFAYSHLWINPVSYDETDAAGIRGNAITGVTGGKSENVVANIYMFSIGYTF; via the coding sequence ATGAGGGTTCTGCGCGTTTCCTGTCTCTTGCTCGCCCTTCTGGCGGGCACGGCGTCAACGGTTCTGGCCGAGGGTTTCGCCCTCAATGAATGGAGCGCCAGGGGCGTTTCCCTGGCGGGCGGCATGGTGGGCCGCGCCGACGACGTCTCGGCCCTGGCCTATAATGCGGCGGGCATCACCCAGTTGCCGGGCACGCATGTCATGGGCGGTCTGGCATTCATCGCCCCGCTGGGCACCATCGGCACCGAGCACGCCACGGGCATGCAGTACACCACCACCAAACCGTCGGTCTGGCTGGCCCCGCACGGTTATGCCAGCTATCAGCTCAACGACAATGTCTGGCTGGGCATGGGCGTGTTTTCGCGCTTCGGCCTGGGCAACAGCTACTCCGGCAACTGGACCGGCAGGTACAATCTCTATGACGTGGGCGTGCAGACCATCTCCTTTGTGCCCACCCTGGCCTACAAGATCAACGATATCTTTTCCGTGTCCGTGGGCGTGGAGGCTCTCTACGCCAGCATGTACATGGGCAACAAAATTCCCACGATGACCGCCGCCACTGTTCCGAAAAGTTTTGACAACGACCTCCAACTGGAGGGCACGGGCTGGGGCGTGGGAGCGCATCTGGGCCTGCACATGCGCTTCAACGAGCAATGGTCCGTGGGTCTGGCCTACAAGAGCCAGGTGACGGTCAACATCTACGGCGATGTGGAATTCGGCTCTCACGAGCAGAATCTGCTCAGAGCGTATCAAAAATTGCCCGAAGCCATGGACTGCAACGCCCATACCACCCTGCAACTGCCGGACTCCCTGGCGCTGGGCGTGGCCTACAAGCCGCTGGACAATCTGAGCTTCGAGGCCGGGACGGTCTGGACGCGCTGGTCCACCTACAACGCCTTGAACATCTATATGGACAACGGCTACGATTCCATCAGCAACAAGGAATGGCGCGACGGCTGGAATTTCAACGCCAGCGTGGAGTACAAGCCTCTGGACTGGTGGAGCCTGCGGGCGGGCCTGGCCTACGAAACGGCGGTGGTCAATGAAAAGCATGCGGATTTTTTCGTGCCCTCCAGCGGACGCACCATCCTCAGCCTGGGCACGGGCGTGGAGTGGAACAACTGGACCGTGGATTTCGCCTATTCCCACCTCTGGATCAATCCTGTCAGCTATGACGAGACCGACGCCGCGGGCATTCGCGGCAACGCCATAACGGGGGTCACCGGCGGCAAGTCGGAAAATGTGGTGGCCAATATCTATATGTTTTCCATCGGCTATACCTTTTAA